The genomic DNA TGCACATCTCATTCCCCTGGGAAACCAAAGATAAACAAAGCAAAGGAAACATCAATATGTGTTGTAGTGTGTAAACTGCCTGTCCAATacatatgatttttattttacatcgCATACTGTCGTCTTGTCTTGAAGGAGTGGTCCAAATACCAGGTGAACAAAAGACAATATTTACCTCCTCCGCAAAGAGTTCCTCGAGTACACGGTTGATCTGCTTGTCTTCGGCCACCATGGCAAGAGCCATGCTGACCAACTCATTTGAGAGAACATAGTCACTGATTCTCGACACAGACACCAAGTTTCTGGTTCTAGAGTCCAGGATCTCACTGATGATAATAGATTTGTCTGAAGCCTCCTGCATCTCACTGATCCAGGAACTGTGGGAATACCCAGATAGTCGCAAAGAAGTCGACTTTGCGTCCTTGTAAGGAAGCCGCTTCGACTGCTCCAGGAGCATAGAAATATGAGTAGAGAAACACAGGAACAGATAAATAGCCTGACTGATTTTtaattcttcatttttctttattgctAATAAAATATCCATACGATCTTCCTTGTTTGGTGGCTTGACATCTATCTTTGTCTAACTTTCAGTTACGGGAAGAAGGGTAATTCTTTCAACTAATTAGATATACCTGTATATCTCGAATAAGGAGAAGAGTGGCCAGAGATCTTGAATCAGAATGTACTATGGAGTCTTCTAGCGATTCATCTGCAAGAATTAGTATCTGTCCGTTTAGAGTTAGTAGTCGCTCACACAGTCTTGTCTCCATAAAGCAAGCAATGGCAACTTGCTGCCCCCAGTCAGGAGGAGATACTTTTCTTAATGTGAAAGAGTTCGTAAAACATAAGAGACTTACAGAATCAAAAGTTTCCAGAGGGAGACTCTCCAGGTGGCGTCTAATGACAGCATTTCCCTCACGGTGAACAAGAGTTATGTTCTCTAACGCAAAGACATCCAGCCCACCCTCAGTGAGCTTCCTCTCTCTGTCCTTTTCTAGTACCTCGCTAAAAATCCAGAGTTCAGAACCTGGAGCCAGGAATGCCTCCAAGACCTGAGAAAACGATCCCGAAATGTAAATTTCTTATAACTTCCATGAAATAAATAACACAGATGACAAAAGGTAATGCTGTGGTCAAGTAGGTAACATGAAAAGGAATGATGCGACATAGTCATCCTCAGAAGAATTTGCCTATGTTCTTGATTTCTCTAATACATTTCTGCTGTTGCACTACTTTCATGTTCAATAAGAATATCACAAAGGAAACTTCTTTCTCGAGTCTGAATCGTATTACATTCTTAATATTATGAAAACTAGTTTTTAGGAGGGACACTCCATGACCATCATATCTTCATCCAATTTcatactctcttttttttcatatagtattttaaatgatcttaaattttattcttgtcttttctttttcttttttttaaatgttcaACATGATACAAAATGAATATTCTTGCTTGTGAGTATAATACCATAATCATATCGTCAATGTCACGGCGCCATCCACAGAAAAGTATCTTCTCTGGGTATTTCGGATGATCGAATGTTTTAGGAAAAACTACCCTTCGTACCTGCAACCAAACAACAGCATAGAAAAGGATCTGAAGTACATCACAGGAAACAGCAGATGGATAAAGAATTATGTAACTCAAATAGATTGTAAAATTTGCAGATTCCTCACGCAATAACTAAGCAACCAGGGAAGACATAGGTGAAGATACTAAAATGGACCATTACAGAACATAGGGTTTATTTAAGTTTCCATAAGAGAAAGTTCGCTaacttgaaaattgaaaatccaATTATCAGCAGATGGAATTAGAAAGTTGACCTCTGGAAGGGAACCTGGAGCATAGGTATCATCATCCTCGGCAATAACAAGAACTTCATCGCCTTCCCTTAAGACATAATTATCATCGGGATTTAATATTATCTTCCCGCCCTCAGCAGCAACCTTAATTCCACAAGGAATCGCATCAGGGAATGAAATGAGAACATCCTCGAACCGAAGACCATCAAGTTGAGGCCAGCGTTTGATGTAGAATTCATCATTCTCAAACCCCAATATATCTTCCCATATCTGTGAAAACAGCATGTTGAATATAGCATAAGAAATACAACTCCGAGGAACGGATCAAACCAACTATGTCCCAGATGAGCTAATGCAGCAACCTGTGCGAGCCCAGGTTGTAGGGCACATTGTATCATCAACCGCCCAATCACATCATGTGCCACAACTGTTTCGATGAGTTCTCCCCCAACAAGCTTGACTAGAGGCTCGTTGTCAAGGTCACTCATCTCTACCACCACATGACCCCTCAAACCCTCTTTAACGCCAGTGAGGCTGAGCACAACCCTCAACGCACGAGCATCACTCTGTCGAGAATCACAAGGAAGTGTAAGCAATATTGTTGCTCGGAGAGCTTGTAAAGTCACTTTAAAGCACGGCAAGTTCAAACAATGGAAGAGGAAATAAGAAAACCTGGTCCGCATTCTCATCGGAAGCCAGTACAATGATTGCCTTTGCCTTTGAAACTGAGACCTTTGAAGCAAACAAGGAAAatcagaagaaagaaaaagtaaaaacaaGGAAAGTGGTTAGAAGAGATACattttaacccaaaaaaagagagtcaaaAGTTACCTTTTTTAAGTCAGCCAAAATGAGAGGGCTGCCACTCCTGCATATAACTGAAGTACCCATGAAATCAAATTCTAGCTTCGCGATGTCCATTTCCATTTCTTCCTTGTCCCTTTCAGCTAGTACAACAACGACACCACCACCGACACTCTTATTAGCTATTGCTAGCTGCTTCAACAGTGAACCCTGCAATCTCCATCTTGTCAGACTCCTTTCCTTTACCTCTACCATTAATTGTAATTCGTGCACTTCTCAATAGCATGATGCATGACAATCAATTGCAAATACCAACAGACGCAGAGTTTAAGGGAACTCAAAGTTCATGAATATGAAGCCATTCCAAGACATTGGTCCACGAGAACTTGATGAAAGGTTAATTACCAATTTGTCGCTCCATCCAAGAATCAATATGTGATTCCTCTCAATGACTTCACTTTTCCCTTTCCGCAGAGAATCCACCTTCTCAGATATAGCATCCGAAACAAGCCCGAGCATCATTGCAAATATCAGCATACCTCCAGAGCTTATAGATACAGACACAATCCGTGGCCCCACGCCAACTCGATCAGCATGATTTCCCGAGTCAGCAATAAATGTCCATGAGAGCCATAGAGCCTCAGCAAAGCTACCATCACTTACTGCGTACAATGCCAACCCTCCAAATCCAATCAGAAATATAGTCGCAAAAAGAAGTGCGAGGAGCTTCGCATAGGGGTAAACAGAGAAACAGACATCCACCATATAAGCAATTCTCTTTTTCATGGGAACCTCCTCTTGGTTATTCTTCATTCTCGTCGAAAGTTTATTTAGATGTGGGAGATGGTCGAGATACTTATACAATATGAATGGCATCAAGAGTGTACAGACCACAGTGTACAGAGCAACAGTTCTACTGTCAGTTTTCTGCCAGTACGAGGCCGATTCTACATCTTCATTCCGGAAAACCTTGGAATTCTCACTAATGACGAGACTAGAATTACATACTCGGTGAAGTTTATCATTCTCCTCCTGCACGAAAATGATGCTTACTAATAATGCACTTTTTGTATAAACCcataaagagaaaaggaagaacAAACAAAAATTGAACCGGATATCGAGCACATACCTGAAGCCTGGTGACTATTCTTTGAAGATATAATCCATAAGTTACAGTTACTATACAAACGAAAGAAAGCTGCACGAATCATAGCAAGCAACAATCActaaaaaatgtgaaaaacacATGGAGTGGAAAAGATTAAAGCTAGAAAGACCAACTTAAGCTAACGCAAATATTCAACATAATTCATGCTCCCATTATCCATGTTAGCTGCGACAatttgaaacaacaaaacaaaCGTATTGAATCAAAGTTGAGGCAAATGGTCTGATTACACAAAGTGGCTCGCGGAGGTATCCACAGGACAATCAACGTAGCAATAACGAGCAGCAGTCAATAGATTGGAAGATCGATAAGCATCACGAAAAATCTCTCCTTTACAATCAAGcagtaatttttaaattggtGGAAGAGGGGAAATTGTAAATTACCAAATAAATAACCAAAGAATGCCTGAGCTCCTGAATTCTCCTCGAAGCCGAATGGGCAGACGCCGTACTCGACTGGGTCACCGTAGCCTGACTCACCACAGAGTTAACTTCCCTCTCCTCCCGCTTCGGCTTTAATGCAACTGCCGGGTGGGAATCGATCCACTGCTTCCCGCTCACGATTTTCCCCTTGGCATCAATCAAACGGCCACTGGTGCCAAGCGACTTGTCATCCTCCCGCGACTTGGAGGCTTTGCCTTTGATGGACACTCGAGCCTTGGCTGGGTACGCCCCGAGGAAGGAAGGGTAGACCCAGTCGCGATCGGAGAACGAGCCAATCCCCAGCTCCGAGGAGCTGTCATCCTTGCCCGTGGAGATTCGGAGGTCCGGGAACGAGCTGGCGGGGGAGGCCCGGGAGGGCGGGGCGGTGGCGGTGCGGCGGACGGCCGGGAAGAGAGGACCGGGGAAGTGAGGGGTGGCGTCTTCTATCGTCTTCGGCTTCTTCAGCAACGGCGGCCTCTCCGGTTTGGCCAGGTCCGGCGTCGGAGCCTGCCCCGGTGAGCCCTCACTGCTCTTCTGCATTCTTCAGCTCAGTAACAGCGAGTATTCCGCTTTTGCAGAGCTTCGAAGACGTCAGTGATGAGTGTTCATGGTGGGAGGAGGGAGAAGGTTGGGTGAATCCGAGCCGTTGATCTAAGGCGTGGCGGGAGGGTCCGTGTCGGGACGAGAAACGGACGGTCCCGATGCGACGATCCCCATCAGATCAGACACCTGCGTGGGGCCCACAGGCCAATTGGCAAGTGCGCAGCTCGTGGAGGAATGTCGCCGCCGCCGCTGCTGCTGCTATAAGATTCGCGCTTTAGATGGCCCCGTAACGTCCGTTACTTCACCGTCACTCTTTCCCTTTTTGGACAGCCGTTACCTTACGGTTTTTTGTTCCCCTGGTCGTTAGTCGTTTTTACAGTTACTGCCGCTCCAAGAACATATGaagtgtctttttttttttttcaattacttcTTTTATTATAGCTACTAAAGAATGAAATCTAGTACACCTTACATGGATAGAGATACTAATCTGCATCGACGACAAATGCACAACGAGTCCCCAATGGCATGTTACAAATCTTTTAATCTTCTAGACGCCGTCGAGATCGATTTGCTCTTGCTCCTCGTACAGAGTACCACTTGGTAAGTTGTTTGTAATAGTATCTTGCACTCGATAGATCACCAATATAATATTAACATACATTGCCAGCTGCATCCGCTAAGTTACATTGTCCTCGTGCTAGACCGTTGGCTTGGAGCATGTACAAAGTTGATGACTCCAGCCCACTGAAATGAGTTTCGCTATGATTTCGATGAGTGATAACTGGAGTAGCAAAACGTAATACTATATTTAAGGTTGGATACACCGGAGAGGTTCGTTAACTCGCATGGAAACAACTGCCACGTAGAAAAATAGGATGTTTTTCTTATTGAGAACCCTTAGCAGTTGGTACGGGAGAGAAGTATCATAGATGGCAAGGGAAGGGTGAAAGAGAGGAGTTGGCATTCGCACTCGGAGCCTTGGCGTCTGTTGACGTTGCCTGAACTTCAGGGGGATGGTCCGATTTTGCAGCAGCATATGGTGTCTTGTTTGTTATCCTGCAAAAACCAAAGCAGGACAACCCAAAATCAGATAAGCAATCACGAGATTGTTCTAGTGAGCTAATGCATTGTGACTAATTACCTGTGATGACGCTTTTcaagaaaacaagaaaacGGCGAAGTGAGTTCTTCCTCGCGACTGGCAGATCTGAACCCAAGAGATGTGAAACCCCATCAGATGGGAAAGGATAAACTAAGCATGGCAAAGATTAATAAGTGTCGTAAAATTTTGAAGAACGAGTTCTGCATGAAGAAAGTATGTTAATCGACAATAGGGGGAATTTAGATACCTGCTTCTAATTTGAACATCGACGGTAGATGAGGTTGAGATATATGAATCCTTTTCTCGGTTTCTTCTGATCGAGGAACAAAACCACACTTGGGAGAAGAGCTTTCACCAGCAAGAAGCGCAATGGCTTGGGCCTATAAATCAAAAAGTAGTCACTGTATGTTCTTGGAGCTCAAACAAAATTGCACATATAAGAATTTGGATGGGGCTGGCCAACAAGTTATAATTTGTACAGCCGAACAAATCGATGTTTACAGTCTCTCATGATAATTATCAACATCTAGGTAGGGCAGGGTGATTGCATAAAACATAAATCCTTATGCGAAGGTAAAATAAGGGTCATCTACGTGTTATAATACATGTAGCAGTTTTGGATACAGTTAGCTATGAAGCGCTGAGTTGAAGAGAACCTTATCAAATGAAACATTATCGTAGACATGAACAGTGCCAGCATAGAATATTGTCAGCTGTAAGGATGC from Punica granatum isolate Tunisia-2019 chromosome 2, ASM765513v2, whole genome shotgun sequence includes the following:
- the LOC116195746 gene encoding ion channel DMI1, which codes for MQKSSEGSPGQAPTPDLAKPERPPLLKKPKTIEDATPHFPGPLFPAVRRTATAPPSRASPASSFPDLRISTGKDDSSSELGIGSFSDRDWVYPSFLGAYPAKARVSIKGKASKSREDDKSLGTSGRLIDAKGKIVSGKQWIDSHPAVALKPKREEREVNSVVSQATVTQSSTASAHSASRRIQELRHSLVIYLLSFVCIVTVTYGLYLQRIVTRLQEENDKLHRVCNSSLVISENSKVFRNEDVESASYWQKTDSRTVALYTVVCTLLMPFILYKYLDHLPHLNKLSTRMKNNQEEVPMKKRIAYMVDVCFSVYPYAKLLALLFATIFLIGFGGLALYAVSDGSFAEALWLSWTFIADSGNHADRVGVGPRIVSVSISSGGMLIFAMMLGLVSDAISEKVDSLRKGKSEVIERNHILILGWSDKLGSLLKQLAIANKSVGGGVVVVLAERDKEEMEMDIAKLEFDFMGTSVICRSGSPLILADLKKVSVSKAKAIIVLASDENADQSDARALRVVLSLTGVKEGLRGHVVVEMSDLDNEPLVKLVGGELIETVVAHDVIGRLMIQCALQPGLAQIWEDILGFENDEFYIKRWPQLDGLRFEDVLISFPDAIPCGIKVAAEGGKIILNPDDNYVLREGDEVLVIAEDDDTYAPGSLPEVRRVVFPKTFDHPKYPEKILFCGWRRDIDDMIMVLEAFLAPGSELWIFSEVLEKDRERKLTEGGLDVFALENITLVHREGNAVIRRHLESLPLETFDSILILADESLEDSIVHSDSRSLATLLLIRDIQSKRLPYKDAKSTSLRLSGYSHSSWISEMQEASDKSIIISEILDSRTRNLVSVSRISDYVLSNELVSMALAMVAEDKQINRVLEELFAEEGNEMCIKPAEFYLFDQEELSFYDIMIRGRQRQEIVIGYRLANTERAIINPSKKSEPRKWSLDDVFVVISSDE